A segment of the Candidatus Pelagisphaera phototrophica genome:
TTGCGATAACGCGTGAGCATCCTCGCTTACAGGGATTCGGCTAGCGTCGATTGTGGCATTACAGTGATCGAGTAGAATGGCTTCGCAGTCTTTTCCGAGTCCATCGCTGAGGTCCATGCAAGAAGATACCCCTACCTGGGTTGCGAGCCATTGCCCTTCGGGAAGTCTAGGTTCGAAATTGAAGTGTTTTTTGAGCCTGCTACCCCCAAGCGAGCCAGTAACAAAAACAAGAGCATCAACAGATGCGCCCTTTCGCTCCAAAATTCGTTCGTTACCGTAGCCAACTAAGGTCATAAAAGCGCCGAGAAAGTCTTTCGTGGGGGTTACATCGCCACCGTTGACCTGAATATTGTGCTTGTAGGCCTCCTGGGAGAGGCCAATATAAAAATGCTTTAACCAATCAATTGATAAGTGGTTTGGAAGGGCGAGCGACAACGTGGCGTGTCGGGGAGCTCCTCCCATGGAAGCGATATCGCTTATGTTTCGATTGAGGAGTTTGATAGCGACCTGTTCGGGTTTTAGTTGGCCGTCGAAATGGCGCTGATAGATGACTGGGTCGGTGGTGGTCAGTAGATAAGACTTGTCTGAAGGGATATGGACGGCGGAGCAATCATCACCAATGCCAGCGGGAGGATCCGGACTGGCTGCCCCCAGCCATTCGCTGATCCGTTTTATCAATACCGTCTCGCCTAAAGAGGCCACGCGGTCTTCGCGGGATTGGGCGAAAGGGTTCATAGTTGAATAGGTTCAATAAAGAATATCATAAGTAGATTCACTAAATTGAATAAAACGTGGATTGTAATACTGGATACAATGTTTCCGGAAAGCCTGTAAACGAGACAGAGTCCCCCTCCCAGAATGAAAAGGGCGAGGAAACTGTAGAGATTCAAATGCATCATGGCGAAGATGCCGGATGAAATTGCGATTGCGAAACCAAGGGATACACGGCGATTAAGATAGCGAAAGAGGAATCCCCGATAAACGATCTCTTCGCAAATCGGGGCCACTACTACGATTAGGAGGGCCATCAGGCTCATCTCGAGAGGCGATCCTCCGCCTTGGACGAGCAGGACGGGCAACTGGTACTCATATTCGAACTGAAGTGCGTCAAGAAGCGCCTTCCAGACCAACATGGATGGAATGAGGGCGAGATAAATGCAGGTGAATCCCACAACTCCGATTTTAACCGATTTTTTGAAGCTATCCGGTCGATCCTCACTTTCATAAGTTACGAAAAACTTAAACAAGAGCCAGGCCAGCACGCTGCTCAATTGAAGTCCAAATCCAGAGGCGATGACTATGGGTAGTGACTCGAGGTCTGGCTCTCCGCCAATTAGGTACGCGTAGCCATTAGCAAAGAGTCCTGACAAAAGAAAGGATCCCATAAAAACGAAGCAAATGAAGAGCCCAAAATCAATGGGATTGATATTCCATTTGGCCAATCGATTGCCGCTTCGTATTTTCTCAAAGATCTCCATTTTGATCGAGCGGAAGTCAAATCTGGGAAATCCAGAGGAGCGAGTTCAAAAATAAAGAAACTCGTCAAAGAACCCGAATCCAAGGCAGCCTTATAGCGTTGCTAAGTCGAGGAGGACGGAATTTTGATGACATTCTGGTTTTGGCGCTTTTGGGTTTTCAAATTCGGAAAATGGTATCTAGAGTTAAAAAGAGGGCTTCGTTGCACACGTTGGGGTGTCGTTTGAATCAGTCGGAAACAATGCTGATCGAACAACGATTGAAAGACGAGGGCTACGAGATTGTTCCGTTTGGCGAGGTCGCGGATTTGGGCATTATCAATACGTGTACGGTGACTAATCTGGCTGATTCAAAATGCCGTCAGAGCATTCGGCAGTTTGTGCGGAAAAATCCGGAGGCCTTTACGGCAGTTGTCGGATGCTATTCGCAAATGGGATTCAAGGAAATTGCTGAAATTGGAGGGGTGGATCTCATAATAGGCAACCAGGACAAAATGAGCGTGGTAGACTTTATTGGCCAAGGGAAAAATGAAAGACCTGTCATCATACGGGATAGAATCAGCCAGGATGACTTCTCGATCAGCTTTTTTGGAGACGCGCCTTTCAATCAAAGAGCGAATTTGAAAATCCAGGATGGGTGTAGCTTTGTTTGCAGTTTTTGCATCATCCCTTTCGCTCGAGGGGCCTCGCGGTCAAGGGATCTCAAAAATCTGGTTGAAGAGGGCAGGGCTAAGGCGAGCCAAGGGGTTCGCGAGATTATTCTTTCGGGAGTCAATATTGGGACCTACCGGTCTGAGGATGGAAACTTGCTGACCGTATTGGATGCCTTGGATGGAATTAGGGGTATTGACCGGATCCGGATTAGCAGCATCGAGCCGACGACGATTCCAACAGAACTGTTCGATCGGATGAAATCAGTAGATCATGCATTGCTTCCGTTTTTCCATATTCCTTTACAGGCCGGGAGCGATAAGGTTTTGCGAGAGATGAAGCGAAGGTATACAATAGGCGAATACTTGGATTTTCTGTCGCTCGCGCATGAAAGTGTACCCGGACTTTATGTTGGGACGGATATCATGGTTGGTTTTCCAGGAGAGACGGATGTAGAATTTGAAGAAACTTGCCGCGTTTTTTTGGATAATCCATTCGATTACTGCCATGTGTTTTCATTCTCGGAAAGGGAAGGGACTTTAGCCGAAAGGCGGAAGGATCAAGTGCCAATCGTGAAACGTCAGAGACGCAGCGCTCGACTCAGGCGCT
Coding sequences within it:
- the mtaB gene encoding tRNA (N(6)-L-threonylcarbamoyladenosine(37)-C(2))-methylthiotransferase MtaB, which produces MVSRVKKRASLHTLGCRLNQSETMLIEQRLKDEGYEIVPFGEVADLGIINTCTVTNLADSKCRQSIRQFVRKNPEAFTAVVGCYSQMGFKEIAEIGGVDLIIGNQDKMSVVDFIGQGKNERPVIIRDRISQDDFSISFFGDAPFNQRANLKIQDGCSFVCSFCIIPFARGASRSRDLKNLVEEGRAKASQGVREIILSGVNIGTYRSEDGNLLTVLDALDGIRGIDRIRISSIEPTTIPTELFDRMKSVDHALLPFFHIPLQAGSDKVLREMKRRYTIGEYLDFLSLAHESVPGLYVGTDIMVGFPGETDVEFEETCRVFLDNPFDYCHVFSFSEREGTLAERRKDQVPIVKRQRRSARLRRLSANKRYDFYESHLGQTMRVLFENSRPDAWPSYTDNYIRVVVPRDGTNGEDLANRCAEVTLEKVAADFVEGRIVRMLD
- a CDS encoding thiamine-phosphate kinase, whose amino-acid sequence is MNPFAQSREDRVASLGETVLIKRISEWLGAASPDPPAGIGDDCSAVHIPSDKSYLLTTTDPVIYQRHFDGQLKPEQVAIKLLNRNISDIASMGGAPRHATLSLALPNHLSIDWLKHFYIGLSQEAYKHNIQVNGGDVTPTKDFLGAFMTLVGYGNERILERKGASVDALVFVTGSLGGSRLKKHFNFEPRLPEGQWLATQVGVSSCMDLSDGLGKDCEAILLDHCNATIDASRIPVSEDAHALSQSSGRSPLYHAINDGEDYELLFTLEPDQDYDTFVGHWKTRFKTNVTQIGIISERVASHPSVVFSNLEEKIEPTGYDPFRTP
- a CDS encoding CPBP family intramembrane glutamic endopeptidase, which translates into the protein MEIFEKIRSGNRLAKWNINPIDFGLFICFVFMGSFLLSGLFANGYAYLIGGEPDLESLPIVIASGFGLQLSSVLAWLLFKFFVTYESEDRPDSFKKSVKIGVVGFTCIYLALIPSMLVWKALLDALQFEYEYQLPVLLVQGGGSPLEMSLMALLIVVVAPICEEIVYRGFLFRYLNRRVSLGFAIAISSGIFAMMHLNLYSFLALFILGGGLCLVYRLSGNIVSSITIHVLFNLVNLLMIFFIEPIQL